One window of the Chitinophaga niabensis genome contains the following:
- the pheS gene encoding phenylalanine--tRNA ligase subunit alpha, which yields MEQIVQQIEAYKQEIAAFQAKTAEELEQFRIKFLGTKGIVKGIFGEMKNVANEKKKEFGQVLNAFKQLAEAKYEEFQQLKEAGNGAAGELDLTLPGEPHRLGTRHPISLVRNKAIRIFERLGFTIAEGPEIEDDWHNFTALNLAENHPARDMQDTFYVQNNPDWLLRTHTSSAQVRTMELGKLPIRIICPGRVYRNETISARAHCFFHQIEGLYIAENVSFADLKQTLYYFVQEMFGENFKVRFRPSYFPFTEPSAEMDISCLICGGEGCNVCKHTGWVEILGCGMVHPQVLENCGIDSTKYTGFAFGMGIERLTMLKYQIKDLRLFSENDLRFLKQFQGVL from the coding sequence ATGGAGCAGATAGTGCAGCAAATAGAAGCATATAAGCAGGAGATTGCCGCTTTCCAGGCCAAAACGGCAGAGGAGCTGGAACAATTCCGTATTAAATTTCTCGGAACAAAAGGCATTGTAAAAGGCATTTTCGGGGAAATGAAGAACGTTGCCAACGAAAAAAAGAAGGAGTTCGGCCAGGTGCTGAATGCCTTCAAACAATTGGCAGAGGCTAAATACGAGGAGTTTCAGCAGTTGAAGGAAGCAGGAAATGGCGCAGCCGGCGAGCTGGACCTTACCCTTCCCGGTGAACCCCACAGGCTGGGTACCCGCCACCCTATCAGCCTGGTAAGGAATAAAGCTATCCGCATCTTCGAAAGACTGGGTTTTACCATTGCGGAGGGCCCTGAAATTGAAGACGACTGGCATAACTTCACAGCGCTCAACCTGGCAGAAAATCACCCGGCCAGGGATATGCAGGATACTTTCTATGTGCAGAACAACCCGGACTGGCTGTTGCGCACCCATACTTCCTCTGCCCAGGTAAGAACAATGGAACTGGGGAAACTGCCCATCAGGATCATCTGCCCGGGCAGGGTATACCGTAATGAAACCATCAGCGCCCGTGCACATTGTTTCTTCCACCAGATAGAAGGTCTTTATATAGCAGAGAACGTATCCTTTGCAGACCTCAAACAAACCCTGTATTACTTTGTACAGGAGATGTTCGGGGAGAACTTTAAAGTGCGTTTCCGCCCTTCTTATTTCCCCTTCACAGAGCCCAGCGCAGAAATGGATATTTCCTGCCTGATCTGCGGCGGCGAGGGTTGTAATGTATGTAAACACACCGGTTGGGTAGAGATCCTGGGTTGCGGAATGGTACATCCGCAGGTGTTGGAAAATTGCGGCATAGACTCCACCAAATATACCGGCTTTGCATTCGGAATGGGTATTGAAAGGCTCACCATGCTGAAATACCAGATCAAAGACCTACGGTTATTCTCAGAAAATGATCTTCGCTTCCTGAAACAATTCCAGGGAGTGTTATAA
- a CDS encoding SRPBCC family protein has product MKKKTFSITIDAPAEKVWEQLWGKESYRVWTAPFASGSDVKTDWKKGSKAVFVDGQNNGMVSVIAENIPNEYMSIKHLGNMINGVEDLDSPEVKKWAGSEENYTLKTVGDKTALTVELDLPDEFENHFDEPFPKALNELKKLAE; this is encoded by the coding sequence ATGAAAAAGAAAACATTCTCTATTACAATTGATGCCCCCGCTGAAAAAGTGTGGGAACAACTCTGGGGTAAAGAAAGTTACCGGGTATGGACAGCTCCTTTCGCCAGCGGATCAGACGTTAAAACAGATTGGAAAAAAGGCAGTAAAGCCGTGTTCGTAGACGGCCAGAACAATGGCATGGTATCCGTGATCGCTGAGAATATTCCTAATGAGTATATGTCCATTAAACACCTCGGCAACATGATCAACGGGGTAGAGGACCTGGACAGTCCGGAAGTGAAAAAATGGGCCGGTTCCGAAGAGAACTATACCCTTAAAACAGTGGGCGACAAAACAGCTTTAACAGTAGAACTGGACCTTCCGGATGAGTTTGAAAATCATTTTGACGAACCCTTTCCCAAGGCATTAAACGAATTGAAAAAACTGGCGGAATGA
- a CDS encoding MbnP family protein, which yields MQQAKLLIIFLFIFSACKKDSIATDTSKATLSIQFDNVAGDKNLQLNTGNYSNEAGEQFNVSLLQYFISNIKVKTAAGVEYVIPQDSSYFLISESNPSTQFVKVKVPQGDYASISFVLGVDSLRSTMDIDKRTGVLDPSGGHDDGMYWGWNSGYIFFRMEGIAAAAPVDPSGQRKFRYHIGGFGGYSAPTINNIRTISVDLNAGGVAKVRAGRQPNIHLMVDILKVFNGPNKASIAANPTVMFSEFSGKIANNFSSMFHHDHTEN from the coding sequence ATGCAACAAGCAAAATTACTCATCATATTCCTGTTCATTTTTTCCGCGTGTAAAAAAGATTCCATCGCAACAGATACTTCCAAAGCCACACTCAGCATTCAATTCGATAATGTTGCCGGAGATAAGAACCTCCAACTGAATACCGGTAATTATTCCAACGAAGCAGGAGAACAATTCAATGTTTCCCTGCTGCAATATTTCATCAGTAATATCAAAGTAAAAACAGCCGCAGGTGTGGAATATGTAATTCCGCAGGACAGCAGCTATTTCCTCATCTCAGAAAGTAATCCATCCACACAGTTCGTTAAAGTAAAAGTACCGCAGGGAGATTATGCCAGCATCAGCTTTGTGCTGGGTGTAGATAGCCTCAGAAGCACGATGGATATTGATAAACGCACTGGTGTGTTAGATCCTTCAGGCGGGCATGATGATGGTATGTACTGGGGGTGGAACAGTGGTTATATCTTTTTCAGGATGGAAGGGATTGCTGCAGCAGCTCCCGTTGACCCCAGCGGACAACGTAAATTCAGATACCATATTGGCGGTTTTGGCGGCTACAGTGCCCCAACGATCAACAACATCAGAACGATCAGCGTAGACCTCAATGCAGGTGGCGTGGCAAAAGTGAGAGCAGGCCGACAGCCCAATATCCACCTGATGGTAGATATCCTCAAGGTCTTCAATGGCCCGAATAAAGCCAGCATCGCAGCAAACCCTACTGTGATGTTCAGCGAATTCAGCGGGAAGATTGCCAACAACTTCTCCAGCATGTTCCATCATGATCACACTGAAAACTGA
- a CDS encoding UDP-3-O-(3-hydroxymyristoyl)glucosamine N-acyltransferase, with protein MKFEKPISVKEIATLIGAELTGNDQLMATGINEIHKVTEGDISFVDFEKYYNACLNSAATIIIINKKVPAPEGKALLVINDPFSAFVSLVKRYRPFVPATTPISDTAVVGEGTILQPNVFIGHHVRIGKNCLIHPNVTIYDHTIIGDNVIIHAGTVIGADAFYFKKRAEREVMYDKLESCGRVIIEDHVEIGASCTIDKGVSGDTIIGQGTKFDNMVHIGHGAVIGKNCLFAAQVGIGGKTHVEDNVILWGQVGVNKDLTIGKGAVVLGQSGISSSVEGGKTYFGSPIEEAREKKKELAWVKRIPEIWAKINS; from the coding sequence ATGAAGTTTGAGAAACCAATATCGGTAAAAGAAATAGCAACGCTCATAGGAGCAGAGCTGACAGGTAACGATCAGTTGATGGCTACCGGCATTAATGAGATCCATAAAGTAACGGAAGGAGACATCTCCTTTGTTGACTTTGAGAAGTATTACAATGCCTGCCTTAACTCTGCTGCCACCATCATCATCATCAACAAGAAAGTACCTGCACCGGAAGGTAAGGCACTGCTGGTGATCAATGATCCGTTCAGTGCATTCGTGAGCCTGGTGAAACGCTACCGGCCCTTTGTTCCCGCAACTACCCCTATCAGTGATACGGCAGTAGTTGGTGAAGGAACCATCCTTCAGCCAAACGTATTCATTGGCCATCATGTGCGCATCGGAAAGAACTGTCTTATCCATCCCAACGTTACCATCTACGACCATACCATCATCGGGGACAATGTGATCATTCATGCAGGTACCGTTATCGGTGCCGATGCCTTTTACTTTAAGAAACGGGCAGAACGTGAAGTGATGTACGACAAACTGGAAAGCTGCGGAAGGGTGATCATTGAAGACCATGTGGAAATAGGCGCAAGCTGTACCATCGATAAAGGGGTAAGTGGCGACACCATCATCGGACAAGGGACCAAATTTGATAACATGGTGCATATAGGACATGGTGCCGTGATCGGAAAGAACTGCCTTTTTGCCGCACAGGTTGGTATAGGTGGTAAAACACATGTGGAGGATAATGTGATCCTCTGGGGACAGGTAGGTGTGAATAAAGACCTTACCATCGGAAAGGGAGCTGTTGTATTAGGACAAAGTGGTATCTCCAGTTCCGTTGAAGGAGGTAAAACCTATTTTGGCTCACCGATAGAAGAAGCCCGTGAAAAGAAAAAAGAATTAGCCTGGGTAAAACGTATCCCGGAGATCTGGGCAAAGATCAACAGTTAA
- a CDS encoding 3-hydroxyacyl-CoA dehydrogenase NAD-binding domain-containing protein has product MLNTIAICGAGTMGAGIAQVAAAGGFKTILFDTREEALQKAITQISRNLQTAVEKGKLDAAQPAIILSRISTVHDAQQCVADVIIEAIVENIPAKVALFNQLAGLNSPETIFATNTSSLSVSDIAKDVLHPERVAGMHFFNPAHLMQLVEIVSGRATDPAVAEVLYALTKQLGKTPVRVKDAPGFIVNRVARHYYLEAMQVASEGTASLQSIDKLLEATGFRMGPFALMDLIGNDINFAVTTSLYEAFNHAPRFKPGQLQADKVAKGELGRKTGKGFYNY; this is encoded by the coding sequence ATGCTGAACACCATAGCAATTTGCGGAGCAGGGACCATGGGCGCAGGGATTGCCCAGGTTGCAGCCGCAGGAGGTTTTAAAACCATCCTGTTCGATACAAGAGAAGAAGCCCTGCAGAAAGCCATCACACAGATCAGCCGCAACTTACAGACAGCCGTAGAGAAAGGGAAGCTGGATGCAGCGCAGCCCGCTATCATTCTTTCCCGCATTTCCACAGTGCATGATGCACAGCAATGTGTGGCAGATGTGATCATAGAAGCCATCGTAGAAAACATTCCGGCCAAAGTAGCGCTGTTCAATCAACTTGCAGGCTTAAACTCCCCTGAGACCATCTTTGCCACCAATACTTCCTCCTTATCTGTTTCCGATATCGCCAAAGATGTACTACATCCGGAGCGTGTAGCCGGCATGCACTTTTTCAACCCTGCGCACCTTATGCAACTGGTGGAAATTGTAAGTGGCAGGGCAACCGATCCGGCTGTTGCGGAGGTATTGTATGCACTCACAAAACAACTGGGCAAAACGCCCGTGCGTGTAAAAGATGCTCCGGGTTTTATTGTGAACCGTGTGGCAAGACATTATTACCTGGAAGCCATGCAGGTGGCATCAGAAGGTACTGCATCGCTGCAAAGCATAGACAAATTGCTGGAAGCAACAGGTTTCAGGATGGGCCCTTTTGCTTTAATGGACCTCATTGGAAATGATATCAACTTTGCCGTTACCACTTCTTTATACGAAGCATTCAACCATGCTCCCCGTTTTAAACCAGGTCAGCTTCAGGCAGATAAAGTCGCCAAAGGAGAACTCGGCCGCAAAACCGGAAAAGGTTTTTACAACTATTAA
- a CDS encoding transporter codes for MKKMALVFIALFVYKISAACDICGCGVGSYYIGLLPDFKQRFAGLRYQYKTMRSHLGPGGSTSYLTTDETYQTAELWGGWNIGKKFRVLGFVPLNFSERSNQGISKSKTGLGDIAVTGYYQVFSKMNTAAHSLWIGAGVKLPTGKYEPAERKENEDSPNNFQLGTASMDFTLNAMYDIRLMDIGLNTNISYKLNTRNKYDYQYGNKFTANLLVYYKLRPLKDLSISPNAGILYETADEDTEQIRVDVSGGYTLMGTAGIELSFKQYAIGGNFQPVLSQELAGMKVKAGNRTMVHLTYLF; via the coding sequence ATGAAAAAGATGGCCCTGGTATTTATAGCCTTATTCGTGTACAAGATTTCAGCAGCCTGCGATATCTGCGGCTGCGGAGTAGGCAGTTATTACATCGGGTTGCTGCCTGATTTTAAGCAACGCTTTGCAGGCCTGCGTTATCAATACAAAACCATGCGTTCTCATCTTGGCCCGGGAGGCAGCACTTCTTACCTCACCACAGATGAAACTTACCAGACAGCTGAATTATGGGGCGGCTGGAATATCGGGAAGAAGTTCCGGGTGCTGGGCTTCGTTCCGCTTAATTTCAGTGAACGCAGCAACCAGGGCATATCCAAAAGCAAAACAGGACTGGGAGATATTGCTGTTACAGGATATTATCAGGTGTTCAGCAAAATGAATACGGCGGCGCATTCTTTATGGATCGGTGCAGGTGTGAAGCTGCCTACCGGCAAATATGAGCCTGCGGAAAGAAAAGAAAATGAAGACAGTCCCAATAACTTTCAGCTGGGAACAGCCAGTATGGATTTTACACTGAATGCCATGTACGATATCCGGCTAATGGATATAGGATTGAATACAAACATCAGCTATAAGCTCAACACCCGTAATAAATATGATTATCAATATGGCAATAAGTTCACCGCCAACCTGCTGGTCTATTACAAACTACGGCCGTTGAAAGACCTTTCCATTTCCCCTAATGCAGGTATACTGTATGAAACAGCAGATGAGGATACAGAACAAATAAGGGTCGATGTTTCCGGTGGTTATACTCTGATGGGTACTGCCGGCATAGAGCTTTCTTTTAAACAGTATGCTATCGGCGGTAATTTTCAACCGGTGCTTTCGCAGGAGCTGGCCGGCATGAAAGTAAAAGCAGGGAACAGGACGATGGTACATTTGACTTATTTATTTTAG
- the purU gene encoding formyltetrahydrofolate deformylase — translation MIILIQSKDQIGLVAVISGILAKAGLNIVSLREHVDKVENRFFMRIEAENETDPLQLEAAIRQVLPEKALITINPKQEKKIVLLVTKEYHCLGDILIRNYFSTLGAEVQTVIGNHTTLEDVCKRFGIPFVYISHEEEQFEAKIMEHIVALDPDYIVLAKFMRILSPAFVAKFPARIINIHHSFLPAFAGAQPYKQAFERGVKLIGATSHFVTDQLDEGPIIAQQVIPVNHSFTATDMVKAGKDIEVSVLAKALRLVLNDRVFVYRNKTVVFE, via the coding sequence ATGATCATCCTTATCCAATCCAAAGACCAGATAGGCCTTGTTGCCGTTATCTCCGGTATATTAGCCAAGGCCGGCCTCAACATTGTTTCCCTCCGTGAACACGTGGATAAAGTGGAGAACCGTTTTTTCATGCGCATAGAGGCAGAGAACGAAACAGATCCCTTACAGCTGGAAGCTGCCATCCGGCAGGTACTTCCTGAAAAAGCACTCATCACCATCAATCCTAAACAGGAAAAAAAGATCGTATTACTGGTCACGAAGGAATATCATTGCCTCGGTGATATCCTCATCCGTAATTACTTCTCTACCCTCGGGGCAGAAGTGCAAACCGTGATCGGTAATCACACTACACTGGAGGATGTCTGCAAAAGGTTCGGTATTCCCTTTGTGTATATTTCCCACGAAGAAGAACAGTTTGAGGCAAAGATTATGGAACATATTGTGGCACTTGATCCTGATTACATTGTACTGGCCAAGTTCATGCGGATCCTTTCACCTGCTTTCGTAGCAAAGTTCCCGGCCCGCATCATCAATATCCACCATTCTTTCCTTCCTGCTTTTGCCGGTGCCCAACCTTATAAACAGGCATTTGAAAGAGGCGTGAAACTCATAGGTGCCACCTCGCATTTTGTAACAGATCAACTGGATGAAGGGCCCATCATCGCGCAACAGGTCATCCCCGTTAATCACTCTTTTACAGCAACAGATATGGTAAAGGCGGGTAAGGACATTGAAGTATCCGTACTAGCTAAAGCATTGAGACTGGTACTGAACGATAGGGTATTTGTCTATCGCAATAAAACAGTAGTGTTTGAATAA
- a CDS encoding HAD family hydrolase has protein sequence MQGIQHIIFDLGGVLLNIDYQLTHKAFTDLGIADFNTHFSQLHANSLFEDLETGKVNEEEFLEKIKAHLPAGVTNEAIITAWNAMLLDYPVARLQLLQQLRQHYNLFLLSNTNAIHLAAFNTILEKSRGISSLASFFDRTYYSHLVGLRKPGKEIYQLILDENDLRPEHTLFIDDTLPNVEAAKELGIQAIHLQAPKTILDIFRK, from the coding sequence ATGCAAGGAATCCAACACATCATTTTCGACCTGGGGGGTGTACTTCTCAATATCGATTACCAACTCACCCACAAAGCATTCACCGATCTGGGCATCGCTGATTTCAATACACATTTCTCCCAACTCCATGCCAATTCCCTGTTTGAGGACTTGGAAACCGGTAAAGTGAATGAGGAAGAATTCCTGGAAAAAATAAAAGCCCACTTACCGGCGGGGGTAACCAACGAGGCCATCATTACCGCCTGGAATGCCATGTTGCTGGATTACCCGGTAGCCCGGCTGCAGCTGCTGCAGCAGTTACGGCAGCATTACAACTTATTCCTGCTCAGCAATACCAATGCCATTCACCTGGCAGCATTCAATACCATCCTGGAAAAAAGCCGGGGCATATCATCCCTCGCTTCCTTTTTCGACAGAACATACTATTCCCACCTGGTGGGCCTTCGCAAGCCCGGGAAGGAAATTTACCAGTTGATCCTCGATGAAAATGATCTCCGGCCGGAGCATACTTTGTTCATTGACGACACACTTCCTAACGTGGAAGCCGCGAAAGAACTGGGTATACAGGCTATTCACCTGCAGGCGCCGAAAACCATCCTGGATATTTTCAGGAAGTGA
- a CDS encoding histidine kinase, with protein sequence MLRYKRQYKAEATLNYFTTSLFGKNTVDDILWDIAKNCISHLNLEDCVIYLVDEDRNVLIQKAAYGPKNPERFEIRDPIEIPLGRGIVGYVALSGRAEIVPDTTVDARYIVDDEKRLSELAVPIYYERKVIGVIDTENPRKYFYTAEHLAMLEKIAAICSSKIGRSLIEEKARRQELEVQLLHKQLAEFRLVTLKSQMNPHFLFNCLNGIYNCILAEEIDKASEYLSNFAKLLRMVLMHSEKNFISLREEVDLLQHYLRIEALRTSKPFEFNILIDEGINPDEFFVPGMLIQPFLENAIWHGLMNKEGQRKLQIHWRRLKEDVLMCEILDNGIGREQSSRRQGNGLRGESHASKGMSLCMERVELYKALFNTTFNIHVFDLYSEDGLAEGTKVNIAFEIAPGMGTAYLD encoded by the coding sequence ATGCTGCGCTATAAGCGTCAGTATAAAGCAGAGGCCACCCTCAATTACTTTACCACCTCCCTTTTTGGCAAAAACACGGTAGACGATATCCTCTGGGATATTGCCAAGAACTGCATCTCCCACCTCAACCTGGAAGACTGCGTGATCTACCTGGTGGATGAAGACCGCAACGTACTGATCCAGAAAGCAGCTTATGGCCCTAAAAATCCTGAGCGTTTTGAGATCCGCGATCCCATAGAAATACCCCTGGGCAGAGGAATTGTAGGATATGTGGCATTGTCCGGCAGGGCTGAAATAGTACCGGATACTACTGTAGACGCACGTTATATTGTTGATGATGAAAAACGGCTTTCAGAACTGGCCGTGCCCATTTACTACGAAAGGAAAGTGATCGGCGTAATTGACACGGAAAACCCACGTAAGTATTTCTATACGGCTGAACACCTGGCCATGCTCGAAAAGATCGCGGCCATCTGTTCCTCCAAAATAGGCCGGTCTTTAATAGAAGAAAAAGCCCGCAGGCAGGAGCTGGAAGTACAATTGCTGCATAAACAGCTCGCAGAGTTCAGGCTGGTGACCCTCAAAAGCCAGATGAATCCCCACTTCCTCTTCAACTGCCTGAACGGTATCTATAACTGCATCCTTGCAGAAGAGATCGATAAAGCATCTGAGTACCTCTCCAACTTTGCGAAACTGCTGCGGATGGTGTTGATGCATTCTGAAAAGAACTTTATTTCCCTGCGGGAAGAAGTAGACCTGCTGCAACATTATCTCAGAATAGAGGCTTTGCGGACCAGTAAACCGTTCGAGTTCAACATTCTGATAGACGAAGGGATCAACCCGGATGAATTTTTTGTACCCGGTATGTTGATCCAGCCTTTCCTCGAAAATGCTATCTGGCATGGTCTCATGAACAAAGAAGGACAGCGGAAGTTACAGATCCACTGGCGCAGGTTGAAAGAGGACGTGTTGATGTGTGAGATCCTGGATAACGGCATTGGGCGGGAGCAATCATCCCGCAGGCAGGGAAATGGCTTACGGGGAGAATCCCATGCCTCCAAAGGAATGAGCCTTTGCATGGAGCGGGTGGAACTCTATAAAGCATTGTTCAACACTACTTTCAACATCCATGTATTTGACCTCTATAGCGAAGATGGCCTGGCAGAAGGCACAAAAGTGAATATTGCTTTTGAAATAGCACCCGGTATGGGAACTGCTTACCTGGATTAA
- a CDS encoding Crp/Fnr family transcriptional regulator, with translation MEEIANAKQCAIYKKGQVIFQEGAHPYGIYCINTGKVKLSHSGDEGREQIIRLVKPGDLIGYKALISNEPYTATATVLEDSAVCFIPRDLFLHLLQKDNVLSLKMMQILTSELRRAETKITHLSQKPVRERLAETLLTLKETYGLEEDDQTINVTLSREEIANLVGTATESAIRLLSEFKKEKVIDLTGKKIRILRLQQLIKMANLQD, from the coding sequence ATGGAAGAGATCGCCAACGCCAAACAATGCGCGATCTATAAGAAAGGTCAGGTGATCTTCCAGGAAGGAGCACATCCCTATGGCATTTATTGTATCAACACCGGAAAGGTTAAGTTATCCCATTCAGGAGATGAAGGGAGAGAGCAGATCATACGCCTGGTAAAACCAGGTGATCTTATCGGCTATAAAGCACTCATTAGCAATGAACCATACACAGCTACTGCTACCGTTCTGGAAGATAGCGCCGTATGTTTCATACCACGCGACCTGTTCCTGCATCTCCTGCAAAAGGATAATGTATTATCCTTGAAGATGATGCAGATACTTACCAGCGAACTGAGAAGAGCAGAAACAAAGATCACGCACCTCTCACAGAAACCGGTAAGGGAACGTTTGGCTGAAACACTGCTTACACTCAAAGAAACATATGGCCTGGAGGAAGACGATCAAACCATTAATGTAACCCTCTCCAGAGAAGAGATCGCCAACCTCGTAGGTACTGCAACAGAGTCTGCAATCCGCCTCCTCTCTGAGTTTAAGAAAGAGAAGGTGATTGATCTTACAGGTAAGAAGATCCGCATCTTACGCCTTCAGCAACTCATAAAAATGGCTAATCTCCAGGATTGA
- a CDS encoding NAD-dependent epimerase/dehydratase family protein, with translation MILVTGGTGFLGSYLLRALVLAGKPVRALYRRQIPEQINDIKDRVEWVKGDVLDIGSLEDAMQGVEQVYHCAAVVSFQPDKRDYLLKVNIEGTANVVNIALDAGVKKLVHVSSVAAIGRSLTQAELTEDIPWEESKNNSNYAISKHGSEMEIWRGIAEGLDAVIVNPSIILGSGFWHDGSGMLLKNAWKEFPYYTEGINGFVDVEDVVEAMIRLMDSEISAQRFILSAENWPYRQLFTTMANALGKKPPHIATKPWMAELVWRLEKVKGLLRGKRPLLTKETARTAQLKVYYNSDKIRAALPSFRYKPLEQTITEISKAFLLKQQGSHSA, from the coding sequence ATGATACTGGTAACCGGCGGTACTGGTTTTTTAGGCAGTTACTTATTGCGGGCCCTTGTGCTGGCCGGCAAACCGGTACGTGCATTATACCGCCGGCAGATCCCGGAACAGATCAATGATATTAAAGACCGGGTAGAATGGGTGAAGGGCGATGTACTGGACATTGGCTCACTGGAAGATGCCATGCAGGGTGTTGAACAGGTCTATCATTGCGCCGCCGTTGTATCTTTTCAACCGGACAAGCGCGACTATCTCTTAAAGGTGAATATAGAAGGCACGGCAAATGTGGTGAACATTGCCCTGGATGCCGGCGTAAAAAAACTGGTACATGTAAGTTCCGTTGCTGCCATCGGCAGATCATTAACACAGGCAGAACTCACAGAAGATATCCCTTGGGAAGAAAGTAAGAACAACTCCAATTATGCCATCAGCAAACATGGCAGTGAAATGGAAATATGGAGAGGTATTGCAGAAGGGCTGGATGCCGTGATCGTGAACCCCTCTATTATTTTAGGCAGCGGCTTCTGGCATGATGGCTCCGGTATGTTACTGAAGAATGCCTGGAAAGAATTCCCTTATTATACGGAAGGCATCAATGGTTTTGTGGATGTGGAAGATGTAGTGGAGGCAATGATAAGGTTGATGGACAGTGAGATCAGCGCCCAGCGTTTTATTTTATCTGCAGAGAACTGGCCTTACCGGCAATTGTTTACTACAATGGCAAATGCCCTGGGCAAAAAGCCGCCACATATTGCCACTAAACCCTGGATGGCTGAATTGGTATGGAGACTGGAAAAAGTAAAAGGCCTCTTGAGGGGTAAACGGCCCTTGTTAACAAAAGAAACAGCCCGAACGGCACAGCTGAAAGTATATTACAACAGTGATAAGATACGTGCCGCCTTACCTTCTTTCCGTTATAAACCCCTGGAACAAACCATCACGGAAATCTCCAAAGCCTTCCTACTTAAACAGCAAGGCAGCCATAGCGCCTGA
- a CDS encoding cytochrome-c peroxidase, whose product MKQLLIVLSIFILACTKQDLMERFFGFKQPENFPPRVYKKEVTQAGFELGRKLFYEPRLSRNNTVSCGSCHIQSAAFTHHGHDISHGIDDRLGNRNATPIMNMAWHTTFMWDGGVFDLDLQPIVPITNVVEMDETIDNVLNKLRNHPQYPELFKKAYGSTEITSAKMLKALSQFMVMLVSANSRYDSVKTKKATFTAEEEQGYKIFQQQCNSCHQEPLFTDLSFRNNGIGPGPANDEGREPITLNPADKFKFKVPSLRNLAYTAPYMHDGRFYSLDAVLNHYADEVKDMPTLDPLLKNGIALTTTEKAQLKAFLNTLNDKIFITDKRFAEQ is encoded by the coding sequence ATGAAACAACTCTTAATCGTACTATCCATATTTATACTCGCCTGTACCAAACAGGACCTGATGGAGCGTTTCTTCGGTTTTAAACAACCGGAGAACTTTCCACCCAGGGTATATAAGAAAGAAGTGACGCAGGCTGGTTTTGAATTAGGGAGGAAGTTATTCTATGAACCCCGGCTTTCCAGGAACAATACTGTCTCCTGTGGAAGCTGTCATATTCAAAGCGCAGCCTTCACACATCATGGCCATGATATCAGCCATGGAATTGACGATCGCCTGGGCAACCGCAACGCCACTCCCATTATGAATATGGCCTGGCACACTACTTTCATGTGGGATGGCGGAGTATTTGACCTCGACCTTCAACCCATCGTTCCCATCACAAACGTGGTGGAAATGGATGAAACGATAGACAACGTATTGAATAAACTACGCAACCACCCACAATACCCTGAGCTGTTTAAAAAGGCTTACGGCAGCACGGAGATCACGTCTGCCAAAATGCTCAAAGCCTTGTCCCAGTTCATGGTGATGCTGGTAAGCGCCAATTCCAGGTACGATAGCGTCAAAACAAAAAAAGCCACCTTCACTGCCGAAGAAGAACAGGGCTATAAGATCTTTCAACAGCAATGCAACAGTTGCCACCAGGAGCCGCTGTTCACAGATCTTTCTTTCAGGAATAATGGCATCGGGCCGGGACCCGCCAATGATGAAGGCAGGGAACCCATCACACTCAACCCGGCGGATAAATTTAAGTTCAAAGTACCCAGTCTACGTAACCTGGCTTATACGGCTCCCTACATGCATGATGGCAGATTCTATTCCCTGGATGCTGTATTAAACCATTACGCAGATGAAGTAAAGGATATGCCCACACTGGATCCTCTGCTAAAGAACGGCATTGCTTTAACAACTACAGAAAAGGCACAGTTAAAAGCTTTCCTGAATACCCTGAACGATAAAATTTTTATAACAGATAAACGATTTGCTGAACAATGA